Proteins from a genomic interval of Gossypium hirsutum isolate 1008001.06 chromosome A09, Gossypium_hirsutum_v2.1, whole genome shotgun sequence:
- the LOC107888874 gene encoding protein phosphatase 2C 70: MAMLQSIVVFTLLLLMLILIIILILFAFKPWRFFSFSLFSFSSRSRSIKVEDVERPLVSDDVNHSQDQSNDLTRNYDVEGACYQSEALLRSPRNKGLVHKQRLPPASHHLAQGDSLVLEISDPSEDLLVGQTLKRPLATEHLIEALKLGRPENQNENSIQEFVPKVISDQRSCLSLEVVSGPSRGIRCSVQSTNPSRLPLTLGRVSPSDLLLKDAEVSGKHAMITWNSNKLKWELVDMGSLNGTLLNSQPINHPDSGSRQWGHPMELASGDTITLGTTSNIQVHILSQNECMVPFGVGMILDPMSLRRGGKKLPMEDVCYYQWPLPGIDQFGVFGICDGHGGVEAAKSASKILPEMLATILSDSVIRERVLSQHDASDVLKDAFLRAEASMNNYYEGCTATVLLVWADADENFYAQCANVGDSACLMNVGGKQIKMTEDHKISSYSERLRMEGMGEPLRDGETRLCGLNLARMLGDKFVKQQDSRFSSEPFISEPVHINQTSGAFALLASDGFWDVVTAKKAIQLVAQEREKELMAESEKENLAEKIANVLLNEARTQRTKDNTSIIFLDFDSTSRRISCKVDDP, from the exons ATGGCGATGCTACAAAGCATTGTCGTTTTCACTCTCCTTCTCCTTATGTTGATCCTTATCATTATCCTCATTCTCTTCGCCTTCAAACCATGGCGTTTCTTCTCCTTCTCccttttctctttctcttctcGTTCTCGCTCCATCAAG GTTGAAGACGTCGAGAGGCCTCTAGTATCAGATGATGTCAATCACAGTCAAGATCAAAGCAATGATTTGACAAGAAATTATGACGTAGAGGGTGCATGTTACCAAAGTGAAGCTCTTTTGCGCTCACCTCGTAATAAGGGACTTGTTCACAAACAGCGGCTCCCCCCTGCGTCTCACCATTTGGCTCAGG GTGATAGCTTGGTTCTAGAAATATCTGATCCTTCAGAGGATCTTTTGGTTGGTCAGACGCTAAAGCGCCCATTGGCGACAGAGCACCTAATTGAAGCGCTAAAACTTGGTAGGCctgaaaatcaaaatgaaaacagTATACAAGAGTTTGTGCCCAAAGTTATCAGTGATCAGC GAAGTTGCCTCTCTCTTGAGGTTGTCTCTGGTCCTTCTCGTGGAATTCGCTGTTCTGTACAGTCAACAAACCCTTCAAGGTTGCCGTTGACCCTAGGGAGAGTTTCTCCGAGTGATTTATTATTGAAGGATGCAGAGGTTTCCGGAAAGCATGCAATGATAACTTGGAATTCAAAT AAACTGAAATGGGAGCTGGTAGATATGGGTAGTCTCAATGGAACGCTACTGAATTCTCAACCAATTAATCATCCTGATTCTGGAAGTAGGCAATGGGGCCATCCAATGGAACTTGCAAGTGGAGACACAATAACActtggcacaacctcaaacatacaa GTTCATATTTTATCCCAAAATGAGTGCATGGTACCTTTTGGAGTTGGTATGATTTTGGACCCTATGTCGTTGCGTCGAGGGGGAAAGAAACTTCCCATGGAAGATGTTTGCTATTATCAATGGCCTCTTCCCGGAATTGATCAG TTTGGAGTGTTTGGTATCTGTGATGGGCATGGTGGTGTTGAGGCTGCTAAATCTGCGAGCAA GATTCTGCCTGAGATGCTTGCTACCATTTTATCGGATTCTGTTATAAGAGAGAGGGTTTTGTCACAGCATGATGCCTCAGATGTTCTTAAAGACGCATTCCTTCGAGCAGAAGCGAGCATGAATAACTATTATGAG GGCTGTACTGCAACGGTTCTTCTTGTTTGGGCTGATGCTGACGAAAATTTCTATGCACAATGTGCAAATGTTGGGGATTCAGCATGTCTTATGAA TGTTGGAGGTAAGCAGATTAAGATGACAGAAGACCATAAAATAAGTAGTTATTCTGAAAGACTCCGAATGGAAGGAATGGGGGAGCCATTAAGAGATGGGGAGACACGTCTATGTG GTTTGAACCTCGCAAGGATGCTTGGAGACAAGTTTGTGAAGCAGCAAGATTCACGCTTTAGCTCCGAGCCTTTTATAAGTGAACCTGTGCATATCAATCAAACAAGTGGGGCATTTGCACTGCTGGCTAG CGATGGGTTCTGGGATGTTGTTACTGCTAAGAAGGCAATCCAGTTAGTTGCTCAG GAGAGGGAGAAAGAGTTGATGGCAGAGTCGGAGAAGGAGAATTTGGCAGAGAAGATTGCGAATGTTTTGTTGAATGAGGCTAGAACACAGCGAACGAAAGATAACACCTCAATTATTTTCTTAGATTTTGACAGTACATCTAGAAGAATATCTTGTAAAGTTGATGATCCctag